Genomic window (Vigna unguiculata cultivar IT97K-499-35 chromosome 10, ASM411807v1, whole genome shotgun sequence):
TCTCTTATTCTCATATGCCCTTTtttttcattgacatttttactagaaactttaaatataacaatttgattGTCACAATTCATTGAAAATAGGAATAATCTATGCTTCCATAGTAGATCACGACAGAACATATGTTTGCTTAACATATTTCCATGATATTGCATTCcatccaaggttaaaacataaccataCCCAGTAGTTGATTTTGTGTTACCAgaatcaatatccaatttacattaatatatccttcaataatataaaaaaattggacaTATTGAATGTTATAACAAGAAGAAACACAAATATATCACTAGATGGCAAAATAGTATTAGAGGTATATTTTGACTCACTTCATAATACATAATCaagaaattttcttttcttattaagAGGTATATTAACCTTTGCAAGACACCCCatactttgaaatattttaaatgtgatttTCGTTTTTTTCATAACTCAAGGAATTTTATCACAACCTTTATTAGCATTTCtatttgataatatgataagtaaaatataaagttttacaatatatattgttaactttattatatataaaaataatataattccaGTGTCATTACCAACAGTAACAGAACTTGGAGAAAAGTTTCAGGGGAccaagttatattttttatttataaattattttttctaattaaaaaataagttttcatTTCCTCTCATAATTTTCTCTATTCAAAACAAACACACATGATAGTAGAATCCAacaaaatatgacaataatatatatgaaagaaaaacataaagtTTCTCATCaaagataatatattaacaaaagaaaaaattacctTAAGTCAGTGACTCTACGTTCTTtcaattacttaaaatatttaataattgaataagAACTAAAGCTTGTTGCAATATCCCTTTCAATATAAAGTATCATACTTATTGCTAAAAATCCAGCCTCCATCTTATTTCTCAACCtgttcttgattatttttattgtagaaaaatatCTTTCAGTTGTAGTTATAAAAATAGGAAGAGTAAtgatatggaccccattttatATAAGGCCTTCGTACCTcgtcaatttgatttggtgggtatgGCCAAATTTAAGGACGCTTCCCTGAATCACGTTCtaaagaattttcaaatttattatatgtaactctaggaactttagagagttgtttttcattttcttcaattcttggattctcatgaagtttcaCAAGTTTAGTTgatatagatatattttttcattttcatcataggttttcctcttgaaaaaataatcaattttttttactctttatcataatttttctaatacgAATTTGTCACcttgaaaaaattatgaataccccaaactaaatttcaaaaccaaaactcaatattttaagaaaattaacaacttctaaatgattagctttCCTTACCTACCTTAAAGTAGATTCCTAATATTGTTATTCctttacacaacttcaaagcctaaaataatCCATCTACACAAAGTAGAGTTCCATAAAAAATTTGGTCATGATTTTATTATCTGTAACAAATAGAGATCTGTCTATAATCTAGAAAAGTCATACATAAGAGAAAATCATATTgcttcaaacaaaaaaaagagtaaaaaatcaACTTACTCAAAGAAGAATTTGTTCGGTTCAAAATATTCCTTAGCTCATTAATTTCGTCTtggtgcaatttgattttgaaaatgataagagATTGAGGGTGAAAATAGAAATAGAGAGAAGATGTGAGAAAAAGAAGTACGAAaaagagagaaaccaaataaaggaaaacaaaaaataccaGAAGAGggaaaaaacataattttctaattctaaaaaaaaattaaccaaattaatataaactataaaataatatataaaatatttttaaaatataaacaaattaaaaaaaaaacttggggGAGTCGTAGCTCCCCTTGGTCCTTTAAAAGGATCACCCCTGACTACCAAAACCAACACAACTCAAATGTCAACCTTTTTTAAGTTATGTCATTGTCAACCTTTGCTACTAAATATCTTTCTATGCCAAAACATTGTAAATCACATTAATTTTCACCTATATACATTAGTTAAATCACCAAATCTGAAAAATTATCCTTCGTTGCCAAGGCATAAAATAAACATCAGacctaaaatattaaaactcacATCTCCATTTTGTAATACAAGAATCACATGCTAATttctcaaaaaatatatttatataattatacattttgaaTACTGTATTTTCACAATTTTGTCTTAAATCAATGGAAGATGTTACTTAATGAATAATACTCAAAGTTCCAAAAAAAACACctttttgattaatttgtaccttaaaaaccacttaaaacaaacaaaataattattcttttatttctgatataaaaaaataatttttattagcatACACATAAACATTAGTCTTAGAGTCTATAAACCAGTAGTTTgaataaagaaacataaatattttaaattgttttttattattctaggaattttattttaaactgtTTGCATTAATCGAGCTTTTATCGGATTTTACCgatttttgaaaattctttaattctttGAATAGTTTGTAAATATACTCATTTTATGGTTTATTTGAACTTATTCACCGactattttattgtattttgaattttattttggacaataatattataaattttaattttttaatcttatttttttttattttttaatataatttgtgttgattattgattaatatattattatttttttattgaaagaattaATTATTAAGGCTGagtcacataaaaaaaatcataacataatttttcttccattttaaaacacaaataaattgCACTAACAAAGGAAATGCATTTGCGCAAGCATTTATTAGAAGGAACAGAAAACAGTACATAAGTTGGTGAGTAAAGTAAAATGCTTGTAATAGTATTACTACATTATTTGGTTACAAGAGTTGAACCCTTTTAGAGTGAGAGGAGtgaagatattttttgttttgtatggtTTCCCCATTTCCTTGTTCGGTTTTCTTGAGGTAAACTACAAGGATAATGATATTccaacaaaaatttttgacaAGAATTTGACACAGCTGACGTGGCAGggctttttttaattttttaaaaatgaaaaacgtTGGTCGCACGTGCAGTGGAGAGAAGGAAAATCGCTTATGTTAAATGTCCTTTTAGAGAGAGAAACTTAAGAGAAAAAGGGGGAAGTAGGGCCGTCCGTTGTGCAGTTTGAGTGTGAAGAGAGAGAAGGTCGAAAGTGAGGCGGTCGGAGTTCTTGGTTCAGTGGGACAGCGATTCCGACAACCATTTCGCCGGTGAGAAAGTTCAGGGTCGTTCTCGAGGAAACCGAAGACCGTCCGTAGCATCCAGAAGACGCCGGTTTTGAAGTGGGTAGTGTATTTGGAATTCTGAGTCGACGCTGCTTGGTCGGCGGCAACCGTGTGGTGGTGCTGTGTGTTGCATTGTAAGTTTCTTTTGCTCCCATTTCACATTTGCTTAATGTGTTGGTTGATGATGAACTTTTCCTCTAAATCGTaaagttttgtaatttttttgggAATAAGTTGGTATTCTACATGTTCGTTATTGATGTTGTTGGGGAAAAGTGATTTGGTGGTGTTAGGGTGAATGTTAGTGTATTTTTGAGAACCCATTTTTCTCTTTGCGTGTTGTCTGTGATAGCGGTTTAGGTACTTGTAAATTTAGAGGAAACCCCATGTTTTCTAAGTCCGTATGTGTGTCGTCGTTTGTTGTTGTCTgtattgtgaaattttttgcggCTTCGTCATTTGTATTTGATTTCTATGGTTTCCACAGTCGGAGGTTAAAAATGTGAGTCTCATGAACCATGTCAGGTATTCCGTGTTGTGTAAGAAATACATTCTGCTTTGTGATTACATCCCCATAATGTTGGTTTGGCTACTTTAGAGTTGTCCTTTGTGTGGCAGTTTCATTATTGTCATTAAACTTTTGCAGTAGATAAGCATGATTGTTGGCCATTACCAAaacaagaagagaaaaatattatgtGCAACCTTTGAATATCATCTTCTTTTCAGGTAGTTTGAGGGTTAGTGAAAGACCCTTTGTCCATGAAGACTGATTGCCCGGAGTAGTTTGTCATCACAAAGTTATGGCTGGTGAATGTGGATTCAATGAGAAGGTATTTTGATGTTGTATTTTGTAGACTGGGTTGACAACAATTTTTTGTGTAAATGTAAATGAAGTATTAATTTGTGATAATATTTTGAATGGTAGGCTCGATTGCGTACTTTTTGTCAGACAAAGTGGATTGGCCAAATGAATGGGATAATCTTAGATAGGCATCGCGAAAGGATTCAGGGTACACCATTCAAATGGTGTTTGGACATGCAAAAACCGTTAAAGATATGTAACCCTCTTTTGCTTGAGTTATTGAAGCGTTGGCTACCTGCTCAAGAATCATTTCGTGTAATGCAACGCTCAATCCCTTTTACTTGTGCGGACATTTGCATGTCTTTAGGGTTGTCGGTTGTTGGGTTAGATGTAGGTTTTGATAAAACTGTTTGTGGGGTAGTGGGTGGACTTTTGCAAGACAAAATAGTAACCGTTGAAACCATTATTGAAATAATTCAGAGTTTGGTAGGTAGTGATTGTAATGAAGTTGATAACGTTTGTCGTTTGtacatatttgtttgttttgctGTGTTTTACTTTCctagaaattcaaaaacaattaGTAACATACCTTGTAGTGTTTTAGATGATATAGATGGGCTGTCCAATTACAATTGGGGTAAGACAGTTCatagttttttagttaaaaGTTTAAGTCGGGCGTTTCTGGCACTTGGGCAGACAGAGCTTTGCTTAAGTGGTGCAGCACCAGTTTTGTAGGTAGAGAAAAGTTCATTTACTAAATTATGTTGATCtgtagaatgtttaaaatgaaataatgcaTCATGTTGTTTTTTGTAGATTTGGGCTGTAGAAAGACTTTCATTGGGTGGCCCAGAATTGCAGTTAATTTTTCCGAGAATATTGGCGTGGCCGGAAGTTCACTTCAAGTCAAGACGGATTGAGAAGTTGTTCCAGGAGAGcaaagtattttttgttttgaacaATTTGTTCTTGatacccaattttttttttctgaaacagTAATTTTATTGTCTGCATCTTCATTAGATATGTGTGGAATGGAGGCTAAGAGAAGAAGACAAGCAAAATATTATGATTCGTGAAGCGTTGCAACTTGGTGACGAAGCAAAGTCTGAAAAATCGCATGTGGATATCAAGTTGGCTTCCACAAAAGTTCTGCTGCAGAGGCTGAGAACCCATAGAACACGGCTACGGATGATGAAGGACGAAATGACTTTGATGCGCGAAGAGATATCATTGAGATGTCATAGTGGAATTGACAAGGGTGTGCAACATGGGCAGGGCAACGACGGTGATGAGGTGGAGGTGGACGTTGGAGAGCGTGACACTGATGAACAACTTCCTGCTGATGATGGAAATGTCGTTGAAGGAAGTAGTGGTGGTGATGTGGGGAGTGGCCTTGATATGAACCGTGCATCCCATGGAGGCATTTCTGATGGAGTTGAACCGCTTCAAGCCATAGTTCCCTATGTTCCACAACAGCCTCGAATGACTCAATTTAAAGTTGATTACATGAAGTTGTATAGCAGTATTACGGTTTTTGGTGTACCAAACAGgtattagttatatttttgtgtattatagtagttatttgcttatttttaaaagttagacATTTAATTACGAAACTGTTATTGCAGGGTGGTTTGCAACATCAATGGGCAAATTCTGGGTACGAATGAGTGTTGGGGTTTTGGTCCTAGAAAGAAGGTGGACAATATGGTAAGAAGCTTGTTCATAACATTTCAATCCGACAATTATACGTCACGATTATTAATACATACTATTTTGTAGGCTGTTCTATTTGCTGCGAGCACAATGATGTTCTTTGAACGACGTCGATATGGTCATGTCAAGAGAATACATTTCAGTCCTTTATATACGGTAAATAGAatgtttgtttaatttggtaTGTTGTTTGAGATTATTTATAATGTATTCATGTATGTTATTATTGTAGACCCATGTACTGACTGACTCACGGAGGATGATTGTTAAGAGACGTCAATGGACCTTGAGAGACTACGCTGCCTACTTTCGTGCAGGCCTGATTGTGTTGGAGGACATTTTGTCTGCTGATTTTGTGAGATTTAATATTTAGtacgttttttatttttgtgtcaaTGTTTGTAACTTAATTGATAgtagtcatatttttttgtagttGTTTGCTCCCATTGTGAATGACGATCATTGGTGGTGTTATGTCGTCAATTGTAAAGAGAAGAAGTTGTACGTGCTCGATTCGATAGGCCACTCCAACAAAAGTCGTAGAAGAATAGACAACGCAGTTGTAAGATTACAATATTGTGATATTGGTTCTGTTTAGGTTGTCACATATTACTAGTTTGTTAACTTAATGGGTCGTTATTATTCTGACACTGTAGGCTCATAATATGGGATTACTTTTTGGGATGTTGATGAAGTGTTCGGAACTTGAGTGCCCAAAATTTGAAGTTCACTGCGACATAACTCCCATTCAACCGAACTTGTGAGTTTATCCTTTGTTGTTTAATTGCACTGCAGTTTGGTGATGAAGTGTgtttatttacatatatttgtgGTGTTGTTTAGATACGATTGTGGCATTATTGTTCTTCAAATGATGGAGTTGTGGGATGATGAGAAGAAATTTGATGGCAATAGCATGCCTAATTACACTAATGTAAGTTGTGGTTAGTCCacgaatttttattataaatgttgtTCAAGATTGATGTATTTTCATTGACATAATTGTGAGTTGTTCTGCAGGAACAACTTCAACTGATTAGACAACAATACATTTGGCGTTGGATCCTAGATGTTGACAATATCTACAGGCAAGAAGTCCTGCAGTACTACAACGCGCTTTTATAGAACATAGGTGTGCATTGAAAAGGATGGGTGGTATAATGTACGCCATGaacttttttaacattttttgggAAGGCCATTAAGTTGTTGTACATATGAACTTGTACAGTCAATGACAACACAATCCTACCCTGTTGATTGATAGTTGTATAGCTGTTTTAAAACATTAAGGTCTAGTGTTAACAGTCTTTTTCAATTAATGAATGTTGTGTAGTTGAATGAATAGTGTAaatgagtattttaattttgtaatatgttGTTTATATTGTGGGATGACCACAAGGACCCACGTCAGTCCATTTATATGCTGCAGCTACCAATAATTTTATACTGTGGAATGTGTTCATGAGAATTGTATGTCAGCTTACAACAGCAGGTTGAAATGGTTATGAGTTATTGCACAGCAAATACGAAAAACTACTGGTTTAGTATCCAGTTACTGAATGCAATATATGTGTGACGACATTGAATATTATTGACATTAAAAAAGTTTTGCCATTACTCCCCACATATGTATGTATAGGTGGCCATATATGCTTCAAATGTTTTTTACCCGTTTCTGCTGTTGACAATGCACAATATTAATCCAATGCAATGCTTATTACTGTACTGGACATCGTGATTGACGTTGTGATTGACTTACATGATGGCCATTGGTCGAGTAACGCGATTGATGAATAGTTTTGATTCAACGTGGAAGTAATATAGAAAAATTTCCACTGTACTCCCCACATAGGGGCAAGTTACTCCCCTTTTTTTGTTACAACTTTGTACTTGGGGTCCATGGAGGCTACACTCCAATCAGAGATGGGTGatgagaaataattattttgttaacgCATGACAAATGAATAAGGTCTTCAGAATAGTGTTTAATGAATATTGAAGCAGTATTGGAAAATGTCAGTTGTACTCCCCATTTAGGTACGACTAACTCCCCGCTCTTCTATTAGGTTTATCTTTAACCTTCTGTGAGGGTCCAgtcatatgaaattaaattgttttacaaTGTATAACGCTTGTTTGTTAACCAATGAAATAGGTATAAGGGTTGAACAAATTTTTTTCCCGTTCTTGTCCACGTCCTGCACTTCTGTTCAGAAAACTATGCTTCAACTCCCCAGGTACAGCTTCCTTGCTCCCCACATAGGCGTCTGGTGTTATTGTAATTGTGTGCTCATATGAAATCCACGCAGTTGCGGTCATTGAATTTTGATTGGTGTATTAGACGTGGTGAGTGCTTACGAACATTGTTAAAGGTCGAAAGAGATAACTAAAGAATAATTTAGGTCGAATCCTGAAGCAGTGTTAAAAAAGTTATAGTATACTCCCCACTTACAGACGGCCAACTCCCCGCTTTTGTACCAGGCATAAATTGTGTGGGTCTATCATATGaaacaaattaatttcaaaatgggCAACGCTGAAGTGACGCAAAGGAATTTATTTCTTATCCAATGAAATAGGTATAAGGGTTGAACAAATTTTTTTCCCGTTGTCGTCCACGTCCTGCACTTCTGTTCAGAAAACTATGCTTCAACTCCCCAGGTACAGCTTCCTTGCTCCCCACATAGGCGTCTGGTGTTATTGATATTGTGTGCTCATATGAAATCCACACAGTTGCGGTCATTGAATTTTGATTGGTGTATTAGACGTGGTGAGTGCTTACAAACATTGTTAAAGGTCGAAAGAGATAACTTAAGAATAATTTAGGTCGAATCCTGAAGTAGTGTTAAAAAAGTTATACTGTACTCCCCACTTACAGACGGCCAACTCCCCGCTTTTGTACCAGGCATAAATTGTGTGGGTCTATCATATGaaacaaattaatttcaaaatgggTAACGCTGAAGTGACGCAAAGGAATTTGTTTGTTAACCAATGAAATAGGTATAAGGGTTGAACAAATTTTTTTCCCGTTGTTGTCCACGTCCTGCACTTCTGTTCAGAAAACTATGCTTCAACTCCCCAGGTACAGCTTCCTTGCTCCCCACATAGGCGTCTGCTGTTATTGATATTGTGTGCTCATATGAAATCCACACAGTTGCGGTCATTGAATTTTGATTGGTGTATTAGACGTGGTGAGTGCTTACGAACATTGTTAAAGGTCGAAAGAGATAACTTAAGAATAATTTAGGTCGAATCCTGAAGCAGTGTTAAAAAAGTTATACTGTACTCCCCACTTACAGACGGCCAACTCCCCGCTTTTGTACCAGGCATAAATTGTGTGGGTCTATCATATGaaacaaattaatttcaaaatgggTAACGCTGAAGTGACGCAAAGGAATTTATTTCTTATCCAATGAAATAGGTATAAGGGTTGAACAAATTTTTTTCCCGTTCTTCGAACACCCTTTTGACGAAACAATTAATCTTTCCCCTAAATTCGTTCTGGAGCTCCGCAAATTTGGCATGCGTGTACTGTAGTTGAAATTGCCTCTCAATAAGAGATTGTGATCCACATGCAATAGTGGTATTGGATGAAGCAAAGTCAGcttcaaattctttttctgCCTTTTGTCGTAGTGCGTTGTCATATTGCACAACAAATTGTTGCAAAGTAGTTCCCGAATTAATGAACCCATCAAAAAAAGCGTTGAGGCCTTCACTCCTTTGGGTGGTTGACATTCCAGCCCAAAACTGACTTTTAAGATAGCAAGGAACCCAACGATGTCTCTCGTCAAACAATGTAGTGAGCCAGTCGTTTGTGGACAAATCATATTGTCCAATAAATGCGTCCCATCCCAACTCAAACTCACCCACCGTGATTGAATCATACACTAGTCTTTTCAATTCAGCCTTGATAGATTTGTATTTAGTGTAACCTTGCAATTTTTCCGGCACTTTTTTCATTATGTGCCATAGACACCATCGATGTTTGGTAGTAGGGAAAACTTCTCCAATTGCATTAAGCATTGCCTTACATTGGTCGGTAACAATTCCTTCGGGTGGTTTGTTATACATGCATCGAAGCCAGCATTCAAAAATCCACACGAACGACCTTGTGTCTTCAGCTGATACTAGACCACAACCTAATAAAATGGAGTGTCCATGGTGATTAACACCTACAAAAGGAGCGAAAGGCATGTCATATTTGTTGGTCAGATATGTGGTGTCAAAAGACACAACATCACCAAAATCCTCAGATGCCGCTCTACTGCGCGCATCGGCCCAAAAAACATTACATATACGGTTGTCTTCGTCCATgtcaatttcaaagaagaagtcgTTGTTTAATTCCCgcatttttgaaaaatgtcgTAAAAGGGTCTGCCCATCCCCATCCTTACACAATGATCGCCTTTGTTGACCAATGTAGTTGCGAACATCACGTTCAATGAAGTTAACGTTTTCATATCCACCTGCTTCAGAGACAAGAGAGCGGAAACTTTTGTTAATTCGGACACCAGCGTCATCGTTAGTCTCAACAGTTTGCCTTGAATGCATGTCAACTTTACGGTTGCCCCGTATTAGCCTTGACTTCTTCGGACTAATGTCATGACTGTGACCAGTTACAACGCTCCTAATGAACCATTGTCCGTCTTTCTTTGCTGCAGTGATTGAAGCTTTACACTGTTTTGCTTTAGTTGGGACGGTCTTCAATTCCGGGGGAATAGCGGACACATAATTTCCCTCTCGTGAACACACCAACTTGATGTAGTTGATTTCATTGTCTTCGCCCCTTGCTGAAGTCCTGGTGCGAATACCAAAGCCGCTTCTAATAccgtaatttttataaaattgttttacatCATCTAAGCTATCAAAACACATGTGTACTTTGGGTGGAATATCATCTCCGGAGTCATTGTGAAGCAGACCACTTTTGACGTGTACTTGTTCAGCCTGATCATTTGGTATATGGATTTCGAAATGTTCCTCGAAGGGGATGTTATCTGCTGAGTGATATGGCTCCATCACCTCAATGTTGTGGTAAATTAAATGCCTACAAATGACACACATTAATATTTCTACCAACTTGACTTACGAATGTTAGGgctgtatttattttttgttccttTAAAAAAAACCTTTTGTAAACCTGAACCCTAAAAACCAAATGACACACGGATGCCATCTTCTACTTATTGTGATACTGCACACATTGTGCTTCATTAATGAGGATATGGAACAGGTGTGaacggaaaaaaaattaatttttcaaaaaacagGTGAATGACTTACCTCCAATGAAGATTGCCACCAACATGGCTTTATGGTGATGTCCGCAGTGATGGCTCATCAGTCTTAAAGTAGCTGGGCTCACCATTATGAGACATCAATGAACTGCATCTTCAAAATGGGGAAGCTGGTGCCATAAAGGTGAGTTAAGAGTTGGTAGGTGGGGGAGTTGGACAGACATTTACTTCTGCTCGATGGAACAGGAAACAGACCGCTTTAAATACAAACTTACAATGCAAGAAAAGTTAGGGCATTTTAGTCATTTCGCCTACGGACTTTTTAGTATAAGTACTGGACCGTTGGCCCAACACTTTGCCAACCAACACAAACCACCAATTTATTCCTTCGTGGCAATTTTAAAGGATCGACGAAATAAGGTTTCCAAATTTCTTATCGTGTACATATACAAGTGCTTTTTTGTCGACCTTGTATTAGtgggttcaattttttttttttgtaatgtggTCGTACGTTGTTAGGTAATGGAACCCTGGCAAGGACTTGATGTTGAAGAGCAGGATTTGGAGTCATTCGTGAAAAGAGGCAACTCATCAAGAACACTGATTCCACGACCTGCGGGAAATGTCCAAGCAGCAATGATTAATCGGGACGATGAAGAAGCTGCAAGCACTCAGCAATTTGCTCGTGACATTGCCTCCGCAACTTACGAACGAGATTTCAAATCGAATCCATGGTTATGGGCAGAACAATTCATAAAATTCCATGGTATTCCGTCACTGATAATTTTAGATCTGTCCAACCTATTACTTAACGAATGACATTTGGGTGAAAAACTTGTTTTCTGCAGGGCTACTGAAGGAAGGCAAAATTGAAAATGCAACCCAGTTAGGAAGTTgcaaatgcacaaccattctTCCGTTTGTGGCATGCATTGTCAAACAATGTAAGCCTAATGGGCTAGGAGATATGCAAATATCTATTAAGGTAAGCGTACAAAACACACATTTGGTATTCTTGGTTCAGGACAtacttcaaataatattttaac
Coding sequences:
- the LOC114165601 gene encoding protein FAR1-RELATED SEQUENCE 5-like codes for the protein MEPYHSADNIPFEEHFEIHIPNDQAEQVHVKSGLLHNDSGDDIPPKVHMCFDSLDDVKQFYKNYGIRSGFGIRTRTSARGEDNEINYIKLVCSREGNYVSAIPPELKTVPTKAKQCKASITAAKKDGQWFIRSVVTGHSHDISPKKSRLIRGNRKVDMHSRQTVETNDDAGVRINKSFRSLVSEAGGYENVNFIERDVRNYIGQQRRSLCKDGDGQTLLRHFSKMRELNNDFFFEIDMDEDNRICNVFWADARSRAASEDFGDVVSFDTTYLTNKYDMPFAPFVGVNHHGHSILLGCGLVSAEDTRSFVWIFECWLRCMYNKPPEGIVTDQCKAMLNAIGEVFPTTKHRWCLWHIMKKVPEKLQGYTKYKSIKAELKRLVYDSITVGEFELGWDAFIGQYDLSTNDWLTTLFDERHRWVPCYLKSQFWAGMSTTQRSEGLNAFFDGFINSGTTLQQFVVQYDNALRQKAEKEFEADFASSNTTIACGSQSLIERQFQLQYTHAKFAELQNEFRGKINCFVKRVFEEREKNLFNPYTYFIG
- the LOC114165600 gene encoding uncharacterized protein LOC114165600 → MAGECGFNEKARLRTFCQTKWIGQMNGIILDRHRERIQGLSVVGLDVGFDKTVCGVVGGLLQDKIVTVETIIEIIQSLIWAVERLSLGGPELQLIFPRILAWPEVHFKSRRIEKLFQESKICVEWRLREEDKQNIMIREALQLGDEAKSEKSHVDIKLASTKVLLQRLRTHRTRLRMMKDEMTLMREEISLRCHSGIDKGVQHGQGNDGDEVEVDVGERDTDEQLPADDGNVVEGSSGGDVGSGLDMNRASHGGISDGVEPLQAIVPYVPQQPRMTQFKVDYMKLYSSITVFGVPNRVVCNINGQILGTNECWGFGPRKKVDNMTHVLTDSRRMIVKRRQWTLRDYAAYFRAGLIVLEDILSADFLFAPIVNDDHWWCYVVNCKEKKLYVLDSIGHSNKSRRRIDNAVAHNMGLLFGMLMKCSELECPKFEVHCDITPIQPNLYDCGIIVLQMMELWDDEKKFDGNSMPNYTNEQLQLIRQQYIWRWILDVDNIYRQEVLQYYNALL